In Aureibaculum algae, the following are encoded in one genomic region:
- the gap gene encoding type I glyceraldehyde-3-phosphate dehydrogenase encodes MIKIGINGFGRIGRLAFRSTVNRKDVQVVAINDLLDVDYLAYMLKYDSVHGAFDGTVDVKNGKLIVNGNEIRITAERNPADLKWDEVGAEYVIESTGFFLTEETAGKHLEAGAKKVVLSAPSKDHTPMFVMGVNNTELKADQKIFSNASCTTNCLAPITKVLNDNFGIVEGLMTTVHAATATQKTVDGPSMKDWRGGRSAIGNVIPSSTGAAKAVGKVIPAMDGKLTGMAFRIPTMDVSVVDLTVKLEKPATYAQICAAMKAASESGPMKGVLGYTEDMVVSQDFVGDTRTSIFDAKAGIALNDNFVKVVSWYDNEMGYSTKIVDLIEYAATL; translated from the coding sequence ATGATTAAAATAGGAATTAACGGATTTGGTAGAATAGGAAGATTAGCATTCAGATCTACAGTAAATAGAAAAGACGTACAAGTAGTAGCAATAAATGATTTATTAGATGTAGATTATTTAGCTTATATGTTAAAATATGATTCTGTTCATGGAGCTTTTGATGGAACTGTTGATGTGAAAAACGGTAAATTAATTGTAAACGGAAACGAAATTAGAATTACAGCAGAAAGAAACCCAGCAGATTTAAAATGGGATGAAGTTGGTGCAGAATATGTAATTGAATCTACAGGATTTTTCTTAACTGAAGAAACTGCAGGAAAACACTTAGAAGCTGGTGCTAAAAAAGTAGTATTATCTGCTCCATCTAAAGATCACACACCAATGTTTGTAATGGGTGTAAACAATACAGAATTAAAAGCAGATCAAAAAATATTTTCTAACGCATCTTGTACAACGAACTGTTTAGCTCCAATAACTAAAGTTTTAAATGATAACTTCGGTATTGTTGAAGGTTTAATGACAACTGTACATGCTGCAACTGCAACTCAAAAAACTGTTGATGGTCCTTCTATGAAAGACTGGAGAGGTGGACGTTCTGCTATTGGCAACGTAATTCCTTCTTCTACAGGAGCTGCAAAAGCTGTTGGTAAAGTAATTCCTGCAATGGATGGTAAATTAACGGGTATGGCTTTTAGAATCCCTACTATGGATGTTTCTGTTGTAGATTTAACTGTGAAGTTAGAGAAGCCAGCTACATATGCACAAATTTGTGCTGCTATGAAAGCTGCTTCAGAAAGTGGACCAATGAAAGGTGTTTTAGGATATACTGAAGATATGGTTGTTTCTCAAGATTTTGTTGGAGATACTCGTACTTCAATCTTTGATGCTAAAGCTGGTATTGCTTTAAATGATAACTTCGTAAAAGTTGTTTCTTGGTATGATAACGAAATGGGGTATTCAACTAAAATTGTTGACCTTATTGAATACGCTGCAACTTTATAG
- a CDS encoding LysE family translocator encodes MDIILSFIAATALLAIAPGPDNIYVLITSISDGVKYGLATVFGLISGCIIHTTLVALGVSAVIKDNENLFLALKIFGASYLVFLAYKVYKSSSNINLTTDIKVEKSMFQLFKRGFIMNVLNPKVSIFFLAFFPSFLFSNELSTVIQFFILGFIFMAVSLIVFSVIAILSGQIAKGLKQNKNMSMFLKWLQIIVFVGIAIFILFS; translated from the coding sequence TTGGACATCATACTTTCATTTATAGCAGCAACAGCATTATTGGCAATTGCCCCAGGTCCTGATAATATTTATGTATTAATTACTAGTATTTCCGATGGTGTAAAATATGGTTTAGCAACTGTTTTTGGTTTAATTTCTGGTTGCATAATTCATACTACTTTAGTGGCATTAGGTGTATCCGCCGTCATCAAAGACAATGAGAATTTATTTTTAGCACTTAAGATATTTGGTGCAAGTTACTTGGTGTTTTTGGCCTATAAAGTTTACAAAAGTTCATCAAATATTAATTTGACTACAGACATTAAAGTCGAAAAAAGCATGTTCCAATTATTTAAACGAGGGTTTATTATGAATGTACTGAATCCGAAAGTTTCTATTTTCTTTTTGGCTTTTTTTCCTTCATTCTTATTCAGTAATGAGCTTAGTACCGTAATACAGTTTTTTATTTTAGGCTTTATTTTTATGGCAGTTTCTCTGATTGTTTTTTCTGTAATTGCAATACTTTCAGGACAAATAGCTAAAGGCCTCAAACAAAATAAAAATATGAGTATGTTTTTAAAATGGTTGCAAATCATTGTTTTTGTTGGAATAGCAATTTTTATTTTATTTTCTTAA
- a CDS encoding hydroxymethylglutaryl-CoA lyase: MSLLKIIECPRDAMQGIKLFIPTETKAAYINQLLKVGFDTIDFGSFVSPKAIPQMRDTAEVLSMLDLNTTKSKLLSIVANIRGANDASQFKEIDYLGYPFSISENFQMRNTGKTIAESIVILQEILNIADKSNKEVVAYLSMGFGNPYGDPWNVDIVADWTQKMAAMGVKIISLSDTIGSSTPDIIEYLFTNLIPMHSNIEFGAHLHTTPSTWKEKVHAAFSSGCNRFDSAIKGYGGCPMAKDELTGNMPTEKLVSYFKEHKIALNLNQQEFDKSYANSSNVFL, translated from the coding sequence ATGAGTCTATTAAAAATCATAGAATGTCCTAGAGACGCCATGCAAGGTATAAAGTTGTTTATACCCACAGAAACAAAGGCGGCGTATATCAATCAACTATTAAAGGTTGGCTTTGATACTATTGATTTTGGTAGCTTTGTTTCACCGAAGGCAATTCCGCAAATGCGAGATACTGCTGAGGTACTTTCTATGCTTGACTTAAATACTACAAAAAGTAAATTATTATCAATTGTTGCCAATATACGTGGGGCAAATGATGCTTCTCAATTTAAGGAAATAGATTATCTAGGCTATCCTTTTTCTATTTCGGAAAACTTCCAAATGCGTAATACCGGTAAAACTATAGCAGAATCTATTGTTATTTTACAGGAAATCTTAAATATTGCAGATAAATCGAACAAAGAAGTGGTAGCTTATTTATCCATGGGGTTTGGTAATCCTTATGGAGATCCTTGGAATGTTGATATCGTAGCCGATTGGACACAAAAAATGGCCGCTATGGGAGTTAAAATAATTTCCTTGTCAGATACTATTGGAAGTTCAACACCAGATATTATAGAATATCTTTTTACTAATCTGATTCCGATGCATTCTAATATAGAATTTGGTGCTCATTTACATACAACGCCTAGCACATGGAAAGAAAAAGTACATGCTGCATTTTCTTCTGGTTGTAATCGTTTTGATAGTGCTATCAAAGGATATGGAGGTTGTCCTATGGCAAAAGACGAGTTAACGGGTAATATGCCTACCGAGAAATTAGTTTCTTATTTTAAAGAGCATAAGATAGCATTAAATCTAAATCAACAAGAGTTTGACAAGTCTTATGCTAATTCAAGCAATGTGTTTTTATAG
- a CDS encoding YdeI/OmpD-associated family protein, giving the protein MAKLPEIYFKKDIEWRAWLEENHTTVGGVYLIFYKVESDMPSMRWEEAVKVALCFGWIDSTVKKIDNERRRQYFCPRNAKSVWSKLNKNHIIELIENDLMHQSGLTKIDIAKKNGSWIALDDVENLIVPEELQNAFDKNNLAFENYTNFAPSYRKSYLYWLNQAKRPQTRMNRIEQIIQFCEKNIKSRATW; this is encoded by the coding sequence ATGGCTAAACTACCAGAAATTTATTTTAAGAAGGATATTGAATGGAGAGCATGGTTGGAAGAAAACCATACTACTGTTGGCGGTGTATATCTTATTTTTTATAAAGTGGAAAGTGATATGCCGAGTATGCGTTGGGAAGAGGCCGTTAAAGTTGCCCTATGTTTTGGTTGGATAGACTCTACTGTTAAAAAAATAGATAATGAACGTAGAAGGCAATATTTCTGTCCAAGAAATGCTAAAAGTGTTTGGAGTAAACTCAACAAAAATCACATTATAGAGCTTATTGAAAATGACTTAATGCATCAGAGTGGCCTAACAAAAATAGATATAGCCAAGAAAAATGGTTCATGGATAGCATTGGATGATGTTGAAAATTTAATTGTACCAGAAGAATTACAAAATGCTTTTGATAAAAATAATTTAGCTTTTGAAAATTACACCAATTTTGCACCCAGTTACAGAAAGAGCTATTTGTATTGGTTAAATCAAGCAAAACGACCTCAAACAAGAATGAATCGGATTGAGCAAATTATTCAATTTTGTGAGAAAAATATAAAATCTAGAGCTACTTGGTAA
- a CDS encoding YpdA family putative bacillithiol disulfide reductase, translating into MNTTLDVLIIGAGPIGIACALEAKKKNLTYLIVEKGVLVNSLYNYPTNMTFFSTSEKLEIDDIPFISSNAKPNKKEALEYYRRIVSSNKLHVNLFEKVTTVQTKEHLYDVTTNKNKYQAKQIIISTGFYDIPNYLNVPGEDLPKVFHYYDDPHYFSEQDVVIVGASNSAVDAALEIYRKGGRVTMIIRGENIGDRVKYWVKPDIVNRIEEGSIKAYYHSEIKEILKDKVVISTKEGKEISLKNDFVVALTGYQPNFDFLKNIGIQLSTDGLKKPAYNPKTMESNLKGIYLAGVICGGKETHKWFIENSRIHAKMIIKDIIEKQS; encoded by the coding sequence ATGAATACAACTTTAGATGTTTTAATTATTGGTGCAGGACCCATTGGGATTGCCTGTGCGTTAGAAGCGAAGAAAAAGAATTTAACCTACCTTATCGTTGAAAAAGGGGTTTTGGTCAATTCATTATACAACTACCCTACCAATATGACTTTTTTTTCTACGTCTGAAAAGTTAGAAATTGACGATATTCCTTTTATAAGCAGTAATGCTAAACCAAATAAAAAAGAGGCGTTAGAATACTATCGTCGTATTGTTTCTTCCAATAAGCTTCATGTTAATTTATTTGAAAAAGTTACAACAGTACAGACAAAAGAACATCTATATGACGTAACTACTAATAAAAATAAATACCAAGCGAAACAAATTATTATTTCAACTGGCTTTTATGACATTCCTAATTATTTAAATGTTCCTGGAGAGGATTTACCAAAGGTTTTTCATTATTATGACGATCCTCATTATTTTTCAGAACAAGATGTTGTCATTGTCGGAGCTAGTAATTCTGCTGTAGATGCCGCTCTAGAAATTTATAGAAAAGGCGGTAGAGTTACCATGATAATTCGAGGGGAAAATATTGGAGACCGCGTAAAATATTGGGTAAAACCAGATATTGTTAATAGAATTGAAGAAGGAAGTATTAAAGCATACTACCATTCAGAAATTAAAGAAATTTTAAAGGATAAAGTTGTTATATCAACGAAAGAAGGTAAAGAAATATCCTTAAAAAATGATTTTGTAGTTGCTTTAACCGGCTATCAACCTAATTTTGATTTTTTAAAGAATATAGGAATTCAACTATCAACCGATGGATTGAAAAAGCCAGCATACAATCCAAAAACAATGGAGAGTAATTTAAAAGGAATCTATTTAGCTGGCGTTATATGTGGTGGAAAAGAAACCCATAAATGGTTTATTGAAAACTCTCGCATACATGCAAAAATGATTATAAAAGATATCATTGAAAAACAGTCTTAA
- a CDS encoding pyridoxal phosphate-dependent decarboxylase family protein, with the protein MTNQRENSIQIDKDEFRKIGYELIDTISDFFDDISEKPVTTSKSPKELQKTLGNLSLPANGLPAEQLLSKASKLLFDNSLFNGHPKFFGFITSSAAPIGALADLLAASVNANVGGQILSPMATEIEKQTIKWLAEFIGVSPNYGGILVSGGNMANFTAFLAARTAKAPKDIKKDGLSNSSKMLISYCSKATHTWIDKAAILFGHGSNSIRWIPTDAANKMNIELLEQTIKEDVKQGHQPFMVVGTAGDVSTGVVDNLEAIASTCKMHDLWFHIDGAYGIPAAVIPELKDLFAGIKEADSIALDPHKWLYSALEAGCTLVKNPQYLIDTYSSHPEYYNFSLTEEGGSLNYFEYGLQNSRGFRALKVWLALQQIGSNGYVKLIKEDIALSKYFYQLAEKQPELEPITQNLSIATFRFIPEDFEEIGEKREKYLNTLNEELVNAVQNGGELFLSNAIVENKYCLRTCIVNFRTTKKDIEDSIEIIVKEGRKLNNVMQVI; encoded by the coding sequence ATGACAAACCAACGAGAAAATTCAATTCAAATTGACAAGGATGAATTTAGAAAAATTGGATATGAACTTATCGATACCATTTCTGATTTTTTTGATGATATTTCTGAAAAACCTGTCACTACGAGTAAGTCGCCAAAAGAATTACAAAAAACATTAGGGAACTTATCGTTACCTGCAAATGGATTACCCGCAGAACAATTACTTTCTAAAGCTTCTAAATTACTCTTTGATAATTCACTATTTAATGGTCATCCAAAATTTTTTGGATTTATAACCTCATCGGCCGCACCTATTGGAGCCTTGGCAGATTTGTTAGCCGCATCAGTTAATGCAAACGTTGGTGGACAAATACTGAGTCCGATGGCAACAGAAATAGAAAAACAAACCATTAAATGGTTAGCAGAGTTTATAGGTGTCTCTCCCAATTATGGAGGGATCTTAGTCAGCGGAGGGAACATGGCGAATTTTACTGCCTTTTTAGCCGCAAGAACTGCCAAAGCACCTAAAGACATAAAAAAAGATGGCCTTTCCAACTCTTCAAAAATGTTAATTTCCTATTGTTCAAAAGCTACACATACTTGGATAGACAAAGCCGCTATTTTGTTTGGACATGGCTCAAATTCTATCCGATGGATTCCAACAGATGCCGCTAACAAAATGAATATAGAACTGTTAGAACAAACTATAAAAGAAGATGTAAAACAAGGACATCAGCCCTTTATGGTTGTTGGTACCGCTGGAGACGTAAGTACTGGTGTTGTAGATAACCTTGAAGCCATTGCTTCAACATGTAAAATGCACGATTTATGGTTTCATATAGATGGTGCCTATGGTATTCCTGCCGCTGTTATTCCTGAATTAAAAGATTTGTTTGCAGGTATTAAAGAAGCCGATTCTATCGCTTTAGACCCTCACAAATGGCTCTATAGTGCTTTAGAAGCAGGATGTACTTTGGTAAAAAACCCTCAGTATCTTATTGACACTTATAGTTCGCATCCTGAATATTATAATTTCAGCTTAACCGAAGAAGGTGGTTCTTTAAATTACTTTGAATACGGACTGCAGAATTCTCGTGGTTTTAGGGCTTTAAAAGTATGGTTGGCTTTACAACAAATTGGAAGTAATGGCTATGTAAAGTTAATCAAAGAAGATATAGCATTGTCAAAGTATTTCTACCAATTGGCAGAAAAGCAACCGGAATTAGAGCCCATAACTCAAAATTTAAGTATTGCTACATTTAGGTTCATCCCAGAAGATTTTGAAGAAATAGGCGAAAAAAGAGAAAAATATTTAAACACGTTAAATGAAGAATTAGTAAACGCAGTACAAAATGGAGGTGAACTGTTTTTATCAAACGCAATTGTAGAAAACAAATACTGCTTACGCACCTGCATTGTAAACTTTAGAACTACAAAAAAGGATATAGAAGATAGTATAGAAATAATAGTAAAAGAAGGAAGAAAATTAAATAATGTAATGCAGGTTATATAA
- a CDS encoding glycoside hydrolase family 28 protein, translating to MKHLFISMVLLLLLVGCKEPINNSKKASVHIPQKSEVGVLVMPKEIAPVTAPFPTIAFKRPDFPTDTIVVDLKTDGINTKIIQHAIDTQSAKGGGIVVISKGQWFTGRIALKDNINLHFLEGATLSFSGEIEDYLPVVFTRTEGVEVMSLGACIYANGVDNIAITGKGRLIGPAEGSIREKIVVSVNIDEVIDPKTPVKDRIIDGTTTPYVFPPMFISAINSTKVFIEDVSLENTAFWNIVPIYCDNVIIRGVSINSVNMPRGDGIDIESSKNVLIEYCNLSTGDDCFTMKAGRGIDGMRVNKSTENIVVRYCLAENGHGGITCGSETAGIIKNLYVHDCVFINSGVGIRFKTRRPRGGGGENLTYERIRMDLKNDALKWDMLGSTNWVGKLAERLPARAVNELTPHYKNIKIKDLIIENAKNFIKVRSIPESPLENVVIENIEVNCKNFMNIHDMNNAVFKNINITSEDSLLTFLDSKNIRLLNVNSTNATHLDIQGSMSDSIFVESSLNIKDTIFRKNEGK from the coding sequence GTGATGCCTAAAGAAATAGCACCCGTAACGGCTCCGTTTCCTACAATAGCGTTTAAAAGACCTGATTTTCCTACAGACACCATAGTTGTCGATTTAAAAACTGATGGTATTAACACAAAAATTATTCAACACGCCATTGATACACAAAGTGCAAAAGGTGGTGGCATAGTGGTTATCTCCAAAGGGCAATGGTTCACTGGTCGGATAGCATTAAAAGACAATATCAACCTTCATTTTCTTGAGGGTGCAACCCTTTCATTTAGTGGTGAAATTGAAGACTACCTTCCTGTAGTTTTCACACGAACTGAAGGTGTGGAAGTTATGTCACTAGGTGCCTGTATTTATGCAAATGGAGTTGATAACATAGCAATTACTGGTAAAGGAAGGTTAATTGGTCCCGCTGAGGGTTCAATTAGAGAGAAAATTGTAGTTTCAGTGAATATTGATGAAGTTATTGACCCAAAAACACCCGTTAAAGATAGAATAATCGACGGAACTACAACACCATACGTTTTCCCTCCTATGTTTATCTCTGCTATAAATTCAACTAAAGTTTTTATAGAAGATGTTTCATTAGAAAATACGGCATTTTGGAATATTGTACCCATTTATTGCGATAACGTAATTATTAGAGGCGTTTCTATCAACTCTGTAAATATGCCTCGAGGAGATGGAATTGATATTGAATCTAGTAAAAATGTGCTAATTGAATATTGTAATCTAAGTACTGGTGATGATTGTTTTACGATGAAGGCGGGTCGTGGTATTGACGGTATGCGGGTTAACAAATCTACAGAAAATATAGTTGTTCGGTATTGCTTAGCTGAAAATGGTCATGGTGGCATTACTTGTGGCAGTGAAACAGCTGGAATAATAAAAAACTTATATGTTCATGATTGTGTATTTATAAACTCAGGTGTAGGTATTCGATTTAAAACAAGACGGCCACGTGGCGGTGGTGGCGAGAATTTAACTTACGAACGTATACGCATGGATTTAAAAAATGATGCCCTAAAATGGGATATGTTAGGATCTACCAACTGGGTGGGTAAGTTAGCAGAGAGGTTACCAGCCAGAGCTGTTAATGAACTTACTCCACACTATAAAAACATTAAAATAAAAGATCTTATCATTGAAAATGCTAAGAATTTTATTAAGGTAAGAAGTATTCCAGAATCTCCGCTTGAAAATGTAGTTATAGAAAACATTGAGGTGAACTGTAAGAACTTTATGAATATTCATGATATGAATAATGCGGTATTTAAAAATATAAATATAACTAGTGAAGATTCTTTGCTAACATTTTTAGATTCTAAAAACATACGATTGTTAAATGTTAACTCAACAAATGCGACGCACTTAGACATTCAAGGATCGATGTCAGATTCTATCTTTGTCGAATCCAGTTTAAATATAAAAGATACCATTTTTAGAAAAAACGAAGGAAAATAA